In one window of Gossypium hirsutum isolate 1008001.06 chromosome A01, Gossypium_hirsutum_v2.1, whole genome shotgun sequence DNA:
- the LOC107934460 gene encoding trihelix transcription factor PTL yields the protein MEMEDHRHHQYAIPDLRQLLNGKPINFQAIPQDTELFSPGHHRNLPPPQQPHHPFDVMQMVGRHEFPSDSTGNTNATPMAAVATVTSASTLSPSCGFDGEATAFGGDGGNGRWPRQETLTLLEIRSHLDPKFKEANQKGPLWDEVSRVMFEEHGYQRSGKKCREKFENLYKYYKKTKEGKAGRQDGKHYRFFRQLEALYGDTSNNNGVLGQETPLIGNSFLFHGAQNSINTQANQEIYHSQKLCSDSLSLSSSSKFDTCSSDNNDLSSAKLKKKRGCRSWKAKIKEFIDSQIGKLMERQEAWLVKLTKTLEEKEQERVLREEQWRKEAAIRIDREHKFWAKERAWIEARDAALMEALQNLAGKQLKAASSDGENHNENGNGTINHTVKADGWQEAEVSRLIQLRTAMETRFQQVGYSEEVVLWEEIAAKMGCLGFERSGLMCKDKWDTIGGSYTLMKTKESNKKRKENSRGFDYYQPHETIFTQGPETLRLQPNDGSSHAVSDSCFRFFMADGDNNLWENYGLKLSN from the exons ATGGAAATGGAGGATCATCGTCACCATCAATATGCCATACCCGATCTTAGGCAACTACTCAACGGAAAACCCATCAATTTCCAAGCAATTCCACAGGATACTGAGTTATTCTCCCCCGGCCACCACCGGAATCTGCCGCCACCGCAGCAACCCCACCACCCCTTCGATGTGATGCAAATGGTGGGTAGACATGAGTTCCCTTCTGATTCTACTGGTAATACTAATGCCACTCCCATGGCTGCTGTTGCCACTGTCACTAGTGCTTCCACACTTAGTCCCAGCTGTGGGTTCGACGGTGAAGCCACTGCTTTTGGAGGTGATGGAGGAAATGGAAGGTGGCCGAGACAAGAGACCTTAACACTTCTTGAGATCAGATCTCATCTCGACCCCAAGTTCAAAGAAGCTAATCAAAAGGGTCCTTTGTGGGATGAAGTTTCCAG AGTCATGTTTGAGGAACATGGGTACCAAAGGAGTGGGAAAAAATGCAGGGAGAAATTCGAAAActtgtataaatattataaaaagacTAAGGAAGGCAAGGCTGGGAGACAGGATGGTAAACACTATCGATTCTTTCGTCAACTTGAAGCTTTATATGGGGATACCAGCAACAACAATGGAGTTTTAGGCCAAGAAACTCCCCTAATCGGCAACAGTTTTCTGTTTCATGGCGCTCAAAATAGCATCAATACTCAAGCAAATCAAGAGATCTATCACTCGCAAAAGCTTTGCAGTGATAGTCTTAGTCTCTCAAGTTCCTCAAAATTCGACACTTGTTCCTCAGATAACAATGATTTAAGCAGTGCAAagctgaaaaagaaaaggggTTGCAGAAGCTGGAAAGCCAAGATAAAAGAGTTCATCGACTCGCAAATCGGGAAGCTAATGGAGAGGCAAGAGGCATGGCTTGTGAAACTGACCAAGACGCTCGAGGAAAAGGAGCAAGAGAGGGTTTTAAGGGAAGAACAATGGAGGAAAGAAGCAGCAATAAGAATAGATAGAGAGCATAAGTTTTGGGCTAAAGAGAGAGCATGGATTGAAGCTCGTGATGCTGCTTTAATGGAGGCATTACAGAACCTGGCTGGCAAACAGTTGAAGGCGGCATCATCTGACGGTGAAAACCATAATGAAAATGGGAATGGAACAATTAACCACACTGTTAAGGCTGATGGGTGGCAAGAAGCTGAGGTTTCTAGGCTCATACAGCTGAGGACCGCCATGGAAACAAGGTTCCAACAAGTAGGGTATTCAGAAGAGGTGGTTTTGTGGGAGGAAATCGCCGCTAAGATGGGGTGTTTAGGATTTGAAAGGAGTGGTTTAATGTGCAAAGACAAATGGGATACCATTGGTGGTTCATATACCCTAATGAAAACCAAGGAGAGTAACAAAAAGAGAAAGGAGAACTCAAGAGGCTTTGATTATTATCAACCCCATGAGACCATTTTCACTCAaggacctgagacattgagactcCAACCAAATGACGGCTCTTCTCATGCTGTAAGCGATAGTTGCTTTCGCTTCTTCATGGCTGATGGAGATAATAACTTGTGGGAAAACTATGGTCTGAAACTCAGCAACTGA